One part of the Mytilus trossulus isolate FHL-02 chromosome 11, PNRI_Mtr1.1.1.hap1, whole genome shotgun sequence genome encodes these proteins:
- the LOC134689670 gene encoding uncharacterized protein LOC134689670: protein MSFIDKYVTCEIPDEKVDKELHDIVMEVHQHSKNHSKTCKKKGTVCRFNFPRPPSTKTFISEPSKPDKETKKDEKVAKEILSGLWKVIKEHEDKNLDVSEIFKKAGLTQESFEQYFRFITNRNTVVLKREPNEIYTNQYNPHLLRAWNANMDIQYILDAFSCVVYIISYISKSERELGLLLQQTKNEAEEGNLNAQQTMKKIGTSYLHHREVSAQEAVFRVTGLRLRECSRKVEFIPVGENPCRMSIPLKDLEKQQSYKSSNRKRSNSDSADENDDENKIWMNNLVDRYKGRPHIDMFIKMCLARFGSEYSVLGESQLPKKINEETTFKLDGNLGHIRKRTRTSPAVIKYPRFSQETSPEKYFQSILQLFLPYRHNEQLKPPLFDTYENFFTCGRVKFPGDNTLTSVKEFVIKNMADFVKTGQELEDAENQLHETDQKEDAWCELCPESELNRRECIDEGKVTSVIEEDLSEATIPDLNNEKSSSSVGTNLLSVSLTRNEIIPRLRSLNVKQRQILYKVRDWCIQKANGKTPKPLHVFITGGAGTGKSHLIKCIQYEATRILAQTSENPDDLTVLLTAPTGTAAFNIHGLTIHSALGIFKSLSPDHATLSEDKINSLRTKLENLQILIIDEISMVNKKMLFFVHERLRQVKKRPDSCLFGGFSVIAVGDFYQLPPVRSKRVDKLYVDDPSNPSNQLWNGLFEIAELDEIMRQREDGLFAKLLNRLRVKQKNESLSYSDKDTLKQCIGDGPDEVLHIYSTNAEVDTFNKEMILKLCTESKLIEAEDYEKNKTSGKLTLKKIHCTKSDVCLPISILLAEGARVMLIKNEDTADGLVNGVMGTVICIKDYSPNSLPSAIFVLFDNERVGKNAKLQKIICGKRCVGLKPSSEDIPLSTCVRKQFPLKLAWACTIHKVQGLTVEECVVDLNKCFTYGQAYVARSRVTSKSGLHIKSIETEKLDKKIFCDPDIVKGVSEMTRFLPEVENEREEQKDIVQIMYHNIQGLQSPAEDLKQNPDFMGVDYICLTETWANQEFACFEMIGYDGFHLPRSQAFENDDSYYSSLKDMQHGGVCVFYKHSSETELCNLASNLECIVFKIATENILVTTIYRTQKYNVGKFLENLETLICKLQELSKKIVIIGDFNQDLLKGCNTVLNFMQSKGFNQLVNSPTSEGGTLIDHVYVRGCPDISVAIIPTYYSYHEALRIVLKR from the coding sequence ATGAGTTTTATTGACAAGTATGTTACATGTGAGATACCAGATGAAAAGGTAGATAAAGAATTACATGACATTGTTATGGAAGTACACCAACACagcaaaaatcattcaaaaaccTGTAAGAAAAAAGGAACAGTATGTCGTTTTAATTTCCCAAGACCTCCTTCAACTAAAACATTCATCTCTGAACCAAGTAAACCAGATAAGGAAACTAAAAAAGACGAAAAAGTAGCAAAAGAAATATTGTCTGGCTTGTGGAAAGTTATAAAAGAGCATGAAGATAAAAACTTGGATGtatctgaaattttcaaaaaggcGGGTCTTACTCAAGAAAGCTTTGAACAGTATTTTCGTTTCATCACCAATCGAAACACGGTAGTTCTTAAACGTGAGCCAAATGAAATTTACACCAACCAGTATAATCCACATCTTTTAAGGGCTTGGAATGCAAACATGgacatacaatatattttggATGCATTTTCCTGTGTTGTATACATTATAAGTTACATTAGTAAATCCGAGCGAGAACTAGGATTACTCCTCCAACAAACCAAAAATGAAGCTGAAGAAGGAAATTTAAATGCACAACAGACTATGAAAAAAATTGGAACTTCATACTTACACCATAGAGAGGTTAGTGCACAAGAAGCTGTTTTTAGAGTTACTGGATTAAGATTAAGAGAATGTTCTAGAAAAGTCGAATTTATACCTGTTGGTGAAAATCCATGTAGAATGAGCATACCTCTGAAAGACCTTGAGAAACAACAAAGTTATAAATCTTCCAACAGGAAAAGGAGTAATAGTGACAGTGCAGATGAAAatgatgatgaaaataaaatttggatgAACAATTTAGTTGATAGGTATAAAGGTAGACCacacattgatatgtttattaaaatgtgCCTTGCAAGGTTCGGTTCTGAATACAGTGTGTTAGGAGAGTCACAGTTACCCAAGAAAATTAATGAAGAAACAACCTTCAAACTTGATGGCAACCTTGGACATATTAGAAAGCGCACAAGAACCTCACCTGCAGTTATCAAATATCCACGTTTCTCACAGGAAACTTCTCCTGAGAAATACTTCCAAAGCATTTTGCAACTCTTTTTACCATACAGGCATAATGAACAGTTAAAACCTCCACTATTTGATAcatatgaaaatttcttcaCTTGTGGTAGAGTTAAGTTTCCAGGGGATAATACTTTGACTTCTGTAAAGGAATTTGTTATCAAAAACATGGCAGATTTTGTGAAAACTGGTCAAGAGTTAGAGGACGCAGAAAATCAATTACATGAAACAGATCAAAAAGAAGATGCATGGTGTGAATTATGTCCAGAATCAGAACTGAACAGAAGAGAATGTATTGATGAAGGGAAAGTAACAAGTGTGATTGAAGAAGATTTGTCAGAGGCAACAATACCcgatttgaataatgaaaagaGCTCATCATCTGTTGGAACTAATCTGCTGTCAGTTTCCCTCACAAGAAATGAAATTATCCCAAGACTCAGAAGTTTGAATGTGAAGCAGAGACAAATTCTCTATAAAGTAAGAGATTGGTGCATTCAGAAAGCAAATGGAAAAACACCAAAGCCTTTACATGTATTCATTACAGGAGGAGCTGGAACGGGTAAAAGTCACTTGATCAAATGTATACAATATGAAGCAACTAGAATTTTAGCACAAACATCAGAGAATCCAGATGATCTCACAGTTCTGTTAACAGCTCCAACTGGAACAGCTGCATTTAACATCCACGGATTGACAATTCACAGTGCTCTCGGCATTTTCAAATCACTTTCACCTGACCATGCAACTCTAAGTGAAGACAAAATTAATTCGCTCCGAACTAAGTTAGAAAACTTACAGATCTTGATTATTGATGAAATTTCAATGgtcaacaaaaaaatgttgtttttcgttcatgAGAGACTCAGACAAGTGAAAAAAAGACCAGACAGTTGTTTATTTGGAGGTTTCTCAGTAATTGCAGTTGGTGATTTTTATCAGTTACCACCTGTTAGATCAAAAAGGGTAGACAAATTGTATGTAGATGATCCCTCGAATCCCTCAAATCAGTTATGGAATGGTTTGTTTGAAATTGCTGAATTGGACGAAATAATGCGTCAACGTGAGGATGGTTTGTTTGCAAAACTATTAAACAGACTGCGTGTAAAGCAGAAAAATGAAAGTCTGTCATACTCTGATAAAGATACTTTAAAACAATGTATTGGCGATGGTCCTGATGAAGTGTTACACATATACTCAACAAATGCAGAGGTTGATACTTTTAACAAGGAGATGATACTGAAATTGTGTACAGAATCAAAATTAATTGAAGCAGAAGactatgaaaaaaacaaaacatcaggAAAATTGACCctgaaaaaaatccattgtaCAAAGTCAGATGTCTGTCTTCCAATATCTATTCTTTTAGCTGAGGGAGCAAGAGTAATGCTTATCAAGAATGAGGACACAGCAGATGGTTTAGTAAATGGAGTAATGGGAACAGTAATTTGTATCAAAGACTACTCACCTAATTCACTCCCAAGTGCCATATTTGTTCTCTTTGACAATGAAAGAGTTGGAAAAAATgcaaagttacaaaaaataatctGCGGAAAACGCTGTGTTGGATTAAAGCCTTCAAGTGAAGACATTCCTTTAAGTACCTGTGTACGTAAACAGTTCCCATTGAAACTAGCCTGGGCTTGCACTATTCATAAAGTTCAAGGGTTGACAGTTGAAGAATGTGTTgttgatttaaataaatgtttcactTATGGTCAAGCATATGTTGCCCGTAGCAGAGTTACCTCGAAATCAGGTCTTCATATAAAAAGCATAGAAACTGAAAAACTTGACAAGAAAATTTTCTGTGATCCTGATATTGTAAAGGGTGTTTCAGAAATGACAAGATTTTTACCTGAAGTTGAGAATGAAAGAGAGGAACAGAAAGATATTGTCCAGATAATGTATCACAATATTCAAGGTTTGCAGTCCCCTGCAGAAGATCTTAAACAAAATCCAGACTTTATGGGTGTCGATTACATTTGTCTTACTGAAACCTGGGCTAATCAGGAATTTGCTTGCTTTGAAATGATTGGATATGATGGTTTTCATTTGCCGCGATCTCAAGCTTTTGAAAATGACGACTCTTACTATTCATCTTTAAAGGATATGCAGCATGGTGGTGTGTGTGTATTTTATAAACATTCATCAGAAACTGAACTATGCAACTTGGCTTCAAACTTAGAAtgtatagttttcaagatagcaactgaaaatattttagtAACTACGATCTACAGAACTCAGAAGTATAATGTTGGAAAATTTTTGGAGAATTTGGAGACATTAATCTGTAAGTTGCaagaattatcaaaaaaaattgtaattattgGCGATTTTAATCAAGATCTTTTAAAAGGATGTAATACAGTTTTAAACTTCATGCAATCAAAAGGTTTCAACCAGCTCGTCAATAGCCCAACATCAGAGGGTGGTACACTAATTGATCATGTGTATGTCAGAGGATGTCCTGATATATCAGTTGCAATAATTCCCACATATTACAGCTATCATGAGGCACTTAGAATAGTACTTAAACGTTGA